TGGTGATGGGCCGCGGCTCCTCCCGCAGCGTGTCGGAGGGCGAGATGTACCAGCTGGTGGCGGACAACAGCGATGTGTTCAAGCAGATCTCCCCCACGGTCACCATGAGCGGCTCGGTGAAGATCGGCAGCAGCACTCTTTCCGCCACCTCCGTCACCGGCGTCAGCGAGGATTACTTCTCCATGAAGGGGTATGAGGTCGCCCAGGGCCGGGGGCTCCAGTACACGGACATGACCGGCCGGAAAAAGGTCTGCATCGTCGGGCAGTATCTGAATCAGGTCTATTACGGCGGGAATGCCGTGGGTCAGACGCTGCGGATCAATGGCAACTCGTTTACCATCGTAGGTGTTATGGGAATGGAGGGCACAGAGCTGGAAGAGGGCGGCACGGACGACTGCGTGTTCCTCCCCTACTCCACCGCCGCCCGCCTCAGCTTCACCGGCACCATCTCCAGTTACACCATCACTGTCCAGGACACGGACCAGATCTCCCAGGCCAAAACCACCCTGGAGAACGCCCTCTATGAGATTTTTGAGGACGACGATGCCTATACCGTGGGCAGCATGGCGGAGATGGTGGAGGAGATGAACTCCATGGTGAACATGGTGATCTACATTCTGGCGGGCATCGCTGCCATCTCTCTGGTGGTGGGCGGCATCGGCATCATGAACATCATGCTGGTGTCGGTTACGGAGCGGACCAGAGAGATCGGCATCCGCAAGGCGCTTGGGGCCCGGGAGGGCGCCATCATGCGCCAGTTCGTCATCGAGGCGGCTACCACCTCCTCTCTGGGCGGCGTACTGGGGATCGCCCTGGGCTTCGGCCTATCCGCGGCGGCCACGGTGGTCATCGCCAATGTCATGCCGGACACCCCCATCACCGTCAGCCCCAGCATTGCGGCGATCCTGGTGGCCTTCGGTGTCTCCGCGGGCATCGGCATCGCCTTCGGATACCTCCCCGCCAAAAAGGCCGCGGTGCTGAACCCCATCGATGCGCTGCGGTATGATTGAGACGCCATCCGCATCCGCCCTTCCCGGCGGCGGGTCCCCATCCGGGGACCCGCCGCCGTTTTTCTTGTCAGTCGGGCCCGGCCGTGGTACAATGGCCGCGAAACAACCGGTCTTCCGGCCGGAGAGAGGTTCTGCGAAAAGAGGAGACTGCCATGAGGGAGATCAGAAAGAAGCGTGCGGTGGCTGTGGAAGTCCGCCGGGAGAGGAAGTGGTTGATGCAGTAAAAAGGAAACAGGAGGAGACATCATGAATCAGACCATCCGCGGCATGGGGCTTCCGGACCCCGACGCGGTTTTTCCAAACGAATACGGCACATCCTGCTATATCAAAAATGTGGTGACGGCCCCGAACATCCAGATCGGGGATTACACCTACTACGACGATCCGGTGGACCCTGCGGGGTTTGAACAGAACAACGTCCTGTTCAACTATCCGGAGTTCGGGGACCGGCTCATTATCGGCAAGTTCTGCTCCATCGCCGCCGGGACCCAGTTCATCATGGGCCCGGCCAACCACCGGACCAGCAGCGTCAGCACCTACCCCTTCCAGGTGTTCGGCGGGGCATGGGCTGACCAAGCGCCGCCTCACCTGGGCCAGTTGCCCCGAAAGGGGGACATCATGGTGGGCAACGACGTGTGGATCGGCCGGGAGAGCGTGATCCTGCCGGGGGTCCACATCGGCGACGGCGCCATCATTGCGGCCCGCTCCGTAGTGGCGAAGGATGTGCCCGCCTATACCGTGGCGGGCGGCAATCCGGTCCGCGTGCTGAAGCAGCGGTTCCCAGAGGATCTGGTCCAGTTGCTCCTGGCATGGCGGTGGTGGGACCTGCCCCCGGCGGAGTTGGCGGAGGCCGTGCCGCTGCTGTGCGACCCGGATCTGGACGCGGTGCGGACGGACCTGCGCCGTCGCCTGGGAATGGCGGAGTGAGTGGCTGTATGCAAAAAAGTCCCGGCCCTTTTTAGGGCCGGGACTTCTGCTTTTTTATGAAGCGCCGTCTTTCTTGGGCTCGATCAGATAAGACGGCAGGCTCCGCTGGCAGCCGTTTTTCTCATAAAACGCTTCCGCCCCGGCTGGGCGCCGAAATACAGCAGCGTGGGGGTATGGGCCGCAGCCAGCCGCAGCAGCCGGCTTCCGATGCCCTGCCGCTGATATGCCGGCAACACCAGCAGCTCCGTGATGGTGCCGAAAAAGCAGCCGTCTGTGAGGACTCGCAGGCAGCCCGCCAGCTGGCCGCCGTCCCAGGCAGTGAAGTTCATCGTTTTTGACAGCGCGGCGCGGGTCTGCTCCAGATTGTACGCTCCCGGCCAGACCTGCTGGACAAAGTCGAGGAAGGTCTCTCCGGAAAGGCTCCGGTCGTCCACACGATACTCCATGGCAGCATCCTCCAATCCCGTCACGCCTCCGCCATCTCCCGCATCAGGGCGATCTCCCGGGCATAGCCGGGCAGGTCGTTGGGGGTCTCCAGACAGAAGGGAAGATCCTTCAGCGCCGGGTGGCGGACGATCCGCCCCAGCGCCTCCAGACCGATGGTCCCCTCCCCCAGACAGGCGTGGCGGTCCTTGCGGCTGCCGGGGGGATTCTTGCTGTCGTTCAAATGAATCGCCTTCAGCCGCCAGAGGCCGATGATGCTGTCAAATTCTGTCAGCACGCCGTCCAGGTCGTGGACGATGTCGTATCCTCCGTCGGACACGTGGCAGGTGTCCAGGCAGACGCCCACCTTGCCGGAGAGCTCCACCCGGTCCAGAATGGCCCGCAGCTCCTCAAAACGGCCGCCTACTTCGCTGCCCTTGCCTGCCATGGTCTCCAGCAGAACGGTGGTGGCCTGATCGGGCCGCAGGATGGCGTTGAGTCCGTCGGCAATGAGAGCGATGCCGGTCTCGCTTCCCTGCCCCACATGGCTGCCGGGATGGAAGTTGTAATACTGTCCTGGCACATGCTCCAGCCTAGCCAGGTCGTCCGCCATGGTCTCCCGGGCGAATATCCGGTTCTTCTCCTCCGCGCCGCAGAGGTTCAAAGTATAGGGAGCGTGGGCGACAATGGGGCCAAAGCCGTGCCGGGCCAGCAGGTCCCGCAGGGCTGCAGCGTCCGCCGGGTCCAGGTCCTTGGCCCGGCTGCCCCTGGGATTGCGGGTGAAAAATTGAAAGGTGTTGGCCCCCAGCTCCAGCGCCTGGCGGCCCATGGCCGCAAAGCCCTTGGAGGAGGACAGATGGCAGCCGATATACAGCATGGCCGCGCCTCCTTCTCTCGGTCTGTACTGCTCTGCATCCGCCGGAAGGCGGAAGGAGATTATATTTTATCATACCACATGGACACTGCCTATGCACGGGCAAAAGCAACAAAAAGCGGGGTCTGCCGGCCGAAACCGGTGACCCCGCTGAGACACTGCCGGACGCTGGTAAAGCGGCGGCCCCGTCCGGCGGGGGCCTTATATGTTTCGGGAGAGCGGATCGGCTTCATCGTCTGTGATGAAAAGTTCCTCCGCCTTCTGCTGCGCATCGATCAGCCGGGCCTGGAGCCGGCGCAGGGATTCCTCCGCATCGGTGATGGCGTTGAAGAGCAACAGATATTCCTTGGAGACCTTCTGCATTTGGTATTCATCCTTTCTAAACCGCCACAAGATCTGGGGACTGCCCTTATCATACACAAAGGCCGGGCGAAATTCTGTCTGAATCTGTCGAGATACCCAAGGTTTTGCAAAAAATTCAAAAACCAACACAAAATAGCAGGAATTTCCGAAAAAACGAAAAAAATCCAGGGCCTTTTGCCGGAAAAAATGGAAATGGCAAAAAAAAGCGGTCCGCGTCAGGCGCGGACCGCTCCGGAATTCAAGTCAGGTTTCGGGCTGCTCCAGCTCCCGCAGGCCGGCGATGTCACCCACCGGCAGGGAGAACACCAGGGACTGAGCGGCGCTCTGGATGCCCGCCTTGGCCATGATGGCCTTCATAATGGGCTTCTTCGCCTCGCTCCGGGCCAGGATGAAGACCATCTCCTGCTCCGACGCGATGGACACGCCGAAAAACTTCCGCACCAGGTCTGTGCCGGTGCCCTTGGCGTGGATCACCGTGCCGCCGGTGGCGCCTGCCTCCCGGGCGGCGTCCATCACCAGGTCGGTGGACCCCTGGTTGGCAATGACCACGATCAGATCGTGGGCAATCTCCCGTTCCATAGCAGTTTCTCCCTCCTGTTCATGCAGCAGATATTCCTTGGCGGTGGATCCGCCGATGCTGTTCACCGGCACAGTCATCAAAACGCCCTGGCCGGGCACATCCAGCCACAGGTCACGGGCCGCCTGGCGCACCAGCCGGGGGACCGGGGGGACACGCAGAACAGCACGGCCTTCTCCGTGGCCTCCAGGCCCAGAAAGTCCAGCACCTCCGTGGTGGCGGTGCCCTGACCCAGAGCTGTCAGCACCAGCGAGATCCCGTGGGTCCGGAACCAGGCGGCGAACTGCTCTGCCCGGCTGCGGTCAGTGATGGTGATGAACAAATCGACGCCCTGCATGGCGGTCTCTCCTCTCTTTACGATGTCGGACGGACTGCTCACAGCTCGATGATCTCCTCGTCCACCGGGGCGGGAGGCGTCTCCTGAGCGGCTCTCTTCATCTTGAGCTGATACAAAAGGCCCAGCATCTGGATGGTCAGCAGCGGCGTCATAGCCACCATAGCCACCACGCCGAAGGCGTCCGTCACCACATTGCCGCCCAAGGCCTCGCAGGCGCCCTGAGCAAAGGGCAGCAGGAAGGTGGCCGTCATAGGCCCGGAGGCCACGCCGCCGGAGTCAAAGGCAATGGCAGTAAAGATCTTGGGGACGAAAAAGGACATGACAATGGCGGCCAGATACCCCGGCACCACCAGCCAGAAAATGGAAATCCCGGTCATCACCCGCATCATGGCCAGACCGATGGAAACCGCCACGCCGATGGAGAGGCTGGTGCTCATGGCCTTGCCGGGAATGGCGCCGGAGGTGATCTCCTCCACCTGCTTGTTCAGAACATGGACCGCAGGCTCCGCCTGGACGATGAACCAGCCCATCAGCATTCCGATGGGAATCAGGATCCAGTTGAAGGACAGGCCGGCGATCTGGCGGCTGAGGTAGCTGGCCGCCGGCATGAAGCCCACGTTGGCGCCCGTAAGAAACAGGACCAAACCCACATAAGTATACAGGATGCCGATGACAATTTTCAATACTTTTTTCTTCTTTAATTTCAGGGAAACCGCCTGAAAAACGGCGAAGAACAGTGCGATGGGGGCCAGACACACCGCCACTTCGCTGAGATACGCCGGAAGTTCCACCTGAAACAGGTGCCACAGAGCCCGGCTGTCTGTCACGGAGGGGATTTCCACCGGGGTGTAGACGCCCGCGCCCGGGTAGATCAGGGCCAGCACCATCACCGCCAGGATGGGGCCGACAGAACAGAGAGCCACCAAGCCGAAGCTGTCCTGGGCGGCATTCTCGTCGCTGCGGATGGAGGCCACGCCCACGCCCAGGGCCATGATAAAGGGCACGGTCATGGGACCCGTGGTGACGCCGCCGGAGTCGAAGGCGATGGCCAGGAAGTCCTCCGGTACAAAGAGGGCCAGCGCAAACACGAGGATGTAGAACACGATCAGCATCCGGTTCAGGGGAATGCGGAACAGGATGCGCAGCATGGCGATCACCAGAAAAACGCCCACGCCCACGGCCACAGCGCCCACCAGCGTGGCGTTGGGCACACCGGGCACCTGCTGGGCCAGCACCTGGAGATCCGGCTCCGACACGGTGACGATGACGCCGATCAGAAAGCCGACAGCCGCCACAACCCAGAGCTTTCTGGAGCGGGTCATGGCGGCGCCCACCCGTTCTCCGATGGGGGTCATGGCGGTGTCAGCGCCCAGGGAAAACAGGCCGATGCCCAGAATCACCATCACCGCGCCGATCAGAAAGGCCAGCAGCGTCTCGGTGGGGATGGGCGCAACAGTAAAGCTGAGGATCAGCACGATCACCGTAATGGGGACCACGGAGGCCAAGGCTTCCCGGAGCTTTTCCCAGAGGATGGTTTTATTCCGCCCCAATCGTTCCTGCCATTGCTCTCGTCTCTTCCACGGCAATCTCATCACCTCTCCAAAATTCATACAATTTATATAGATATGATTATAATAACATAAATAGGCCGCCCACAGTGACGAAAAAGCAGAAATTTACAAAATCTTTATAAGCGGAGCGGTGATTCCCTTTTTTCCCGAACTGTGCTATGCTGTACCATATCACCTTCACAGGAGTGCGCAGGATGAAGAAGAGTCCTTACGACAGAGAGCGGTTTTTTGAAAAATACAGCCAGATGGACCGCTCCCGCCTGGGACTGGCGGGCGCCGGGGAGTGGGAGTCCTTGGAGCCCCTGCTGCCGGACTTCGCCGGGAAGCGGGTGCTGGATCTGGGCTGCGGCTACGGCTGGCACTGCATCTATGCGGCGGAACACGGCGCGGCGGCTGTCACCGGCGTGGACCTGTCGGAGAAAATGCTGGCCGTGGCCCGGGAAAAGACCACGGCTCCGCAGGTGACCTATATCCGGGGGGATATGGCGGAGACCCCATTCCCGCCGGAGAGCTTTGACGTGGTCCTCAGTTCCCTGGCCATCCACTATCTGCCTTCCTTTACAGACTTTTTGGAGCGGGTGCGGCAGTGCCTGTCACCCGGCGGCGACTTTGTCTTCTCTGTGGAGCACCCCATTTTCACTGCTGCCGGTCCCCAGGAGTGGTACTACGGCCCGGACGGCACCCCCCTCCACTTCCCTGTGGACCGGTATTTCGAGGAGGGACGGCGCACCGCCCGCTTTCTGGGGGAGGATGTGACCAAGTACCACCGCACCCTCACCACCTATCTGGACGGCCTGCTTACCGGCGGATTCCAGCTGCTGCGGGTGGTGGAGCCTCAGCCGCCGGCGCGGATGCTGGGCCAGCCGGGAATGCGGGACGAGCTCCGCCGCCCCATGATGCTGCTGGTCTCCGCCCGGAAGCGGACGGCGTGGCCGCACGGAAAACCGGGGCGGCGCGACGGCCCCGGATGAAAAACTGCTGGAAGATCATGAATACACAGAAAGGAAGGACTGCTCCATGAAAACAGGTCTGGTGCTGGAGGGCGGCGCGCTGCGGACGATCTTCTCCTCCGGCGTGTGCGACGCTTTTTTGAACGAGAAACTGCCCATGCCGGACTACACCATCGGCGTCTCGGCCGGGATTGCCTACGGCGTCAGCTACCTCTCCCGGCAGAAGCGGCGGAATCTCCAGCTGCTGATGCACTACGCCAATGACCGGCGGTACATGGGCTGGGGGAATTTCTTTGATCCCCGGAATCGCAGCTACTTCGGGCTGAAGTTCGCCTACGACACCATCCCCAACGAGCTGGTGCCCTTTGATTACGACACCTTCGAGGCGTATCCCGGTCAGGTGGAGGCGGTGGTCACCAACCTGCAGACCGGCCGGGCCGAGTACCGGGAGGTCCCCCGGCGGGACGCCAGCTTCCTCCTGCTCCAGGCCACATGCGCCATGCCCGTGCTGTTCCAGCCCATCCGGCTGGATGACGGCGCCCCCTATCTGGACGGGGGCTGCTCCGACGCCATTCCCTGGAAGCGGGCGCTGGCGGTGGGCTGCGACCGGGTGGTGGTTGTCCTGACCCGGGAGCGGAGCTATCGGAAGGAGCCGGAGCAGCTGATGCCCCTGTTCCGGCGGGTGTACCGCAAATACCCCGTCTTTCTGGAAGGACTGCGGACCCGGGCGGAGCGCTATAACCAATGCCGGGAGGAGCTGTTTGCTCTGGAGCAGGAGGGCCGGGTGTTGGTGATCGCGCCGGCGAACACCCGGGGCTTCTCCCGCACGGAGCGGGACCGGCAGAAGATCCTGGCCCTGTGGCAGGACGGCTTCTTCGCCGGCCGCCGGGCTGCGGAGGCGGTGCGGGACTTCTGGACGCGGGAGACACCTTCCGCTGGGACACCGGAATAGCAGCAGACCGCCGCCCATCTTTCAGTGGGCGGCGGTTTCCTCTTGGCGGAAGTGGTTTTGCACAAGAAATCCGTACTGCTTTTTGCGTTTTACCATATTTTTACGCAAATTTTACAAAATCTTAGAAATCCTCTTTCCAGCGTGCCGCTTTGCATATATAATGTTGGAGCGCAGTATACATGACAGAATCGGACCGGCCGTGCCAGACGGTCTGGAATACTGGGAAAGGAAAGCGCAGTTATGGACATTTTCTCCGTCTTTACCCTCTGCGGCGGCCTGGCGTTCTTCTTGTACGGCATGACCGTCATGTCCAAGAGCCTGGAAAAGATGGCCGGCGGCAAGCTGGAGCGGATGCTCAAGCGCATGACCTCCAGCCCCTTCAAGAGCTTGCTGCTGGGGGCGGGCATCACCATCGCCATCCAGTCCTCCTCCGCCATGACGGTGATGCTGGTGGGCCTGGTGAACTCCGGCGTCATGGAGTTGAGACAGACCATCGGCATCATCATGGGCTCCAACATCGGCACCACCCTGACGGCGTGGATTCTGTCTCTCACCGGCATCGAGAGTGAGAACGTCTTTGTGAACCTGCTGAAGCCGGAGAACTTCTCTCCCCTGATCGCTCTGGCGGGTATCCTGCTGATCATGGGCTCCAAGCGCCAGCGGCGCCGGGACGTGGGGCGCATCATGATGGGCTTTGCCATTTTGATGTACGGCATGGAGCTGATGAGCGGCGCCGTCAGCCCTCTGGCGGAGATGCCCCAGTTTGCCGGGCTGCTCACCGCCTTTGAAAATCCCCTGCTGGGTGTGTTGGTGGGCGCGGTGTTCACCGGGATTATCCAGTCATCCGCTGCCTCTGTCGCCATTCTGCAGGCCCTGGCCATGACCGGCTCCATCACCTACGGCATGGCCATCCCCATCATTATGGGGCAGAACATCGGCACCTGCGTCACCGCCCTCATCAGCTCCATCGGCGTCAACCGCAACGCCAAGCGAGTGGCGGTGGTCCACATCTCCTTCAACGTCATCGGCACCGCCGTGTGCCTGATCCTCTTCTACGGCGGCGACATGATCCTCCACTTCACCTTCCTGAATCAGGCCGTGGGGGCCGTGGGCATCGCCTTCTGCCACACCGCCTTTAACGTGTTCACCACGATCCTACTCCTGCCCTTCTCCCGCCAGCTGGAAAAGCTGGCGCGGAGACTGGTGCGGACCGAGGACACCCGCGAGAGCTTCGCCTTCCTGGATCCCCTGCTGCTGCGGACCCCCGGCGCGGCAGTCAGCGAAAGCGTCGCCATGGCAGGCCGCATGGGACAAGCCGCCCGGGAGAACATCTGCCTGGCGACGGACCAGCTCTCCCAGTACAGCCGGGAGCGGGAGACCCAGATCCTGCAGAACGAGGACAAGCTGGACATTTACGAGGACCGGCTCAGCAGCTACCTGGTGGAGATCTCCCAGCACGGGCTGTCCATGCAGGATATGCGCACGGTTTCCCGCTTGCTCCACGCCATCGGGGACTTCGAGCGGATCGGCGACCATGCCGTGAACATCCAGGAGTCCGCCCAGGAGCTCCACGACAAGGAGCTCCGGTTCTCTGACAGCGCCCGGGAAGAGCTGCAGGTGCTGCTCTCCGCGCTGGATGACATCCTGGACCTGACCATCCGCAGCTTCCAGGCAGCGGACATGGAGACCGCCCGCCGGGTGGAACCCCTGGAGGAGACCATCGACCAGCTGATTGAGGAGATCCGAAGCCGCCATATCCAGCGGCTCCAGGCGGGCCAGTGCACCATCCAGCTGGGCTTTGTGCTCAGCGACCTGCTGACCAACATCGAGCGGGCGTCCGATCACTGCTCCAACATCGCCGTCAGCGTCATTGAGGAGTGCTCCGGCGGCCCCGGCCGCCACGCCTATCTGCAGGAGGTGAAGGCCGGCGGCGCCTTCGGCGAGGACCTGCGGCGCGACCGGAAGAAATACCATCTCCCCGAGGCATGACGGAAAGCGGACAGGCTCTGTGTCTACCAGACGCAGGGCCTGTTTTTTATCATTCAGGTATAGCCGTCCCCTGTCGGAGGGAAAATACCCCTATCTCACCGAAAACAGGAGGAATCCGTATGTCTGTGGATCTGAAGAACAGCGAGACCCTGAAAAACCTCATGCGGGCCTTTGCGGGCGAAAGCCAGGCCCGGAACCGCTACACCTTTGCCGCCTCCGTCTGCCGCCAGCAGAAGCTGCATGTGGTGGAGGCGGTGTTCCGCTTCACTGCGGACCAGGAGAAGGAGCACGCGGAGATTTTTTACAACCACATGAAAGAGCTGGCGGGCCAGACCGTGGCCATCGACGGCACCTATCCCGTGGACCTGACGAACGATGTGAAGGAGCTGCTCCGCAAGGCGCAGCACAACGAGTATGAGGAGCACGACCCGGTATACAAGACCTTCGGCGACGTGGCCCAGCAGGAGGGCTTTTCCGCTGTGGCGGCTTCCTTCCACAAGATCGCAGAGATCGAGCAGGCCCATGGCAACCGCTTCGGCAGGCTGGCGGATCTGCTGGAACAGGGAAAGCTGTTTGTCTCCGATGTCCAGTGCGCCTGGATGTGCCTGAACTGCGGTTATATCTTTGAGGGGGCGGCAGCCCCCAAGGTCTGCCCTGTGTGCCAGCACGACCAGGGCTTTTTCGTGCGGCTGGAGATGGCACCCTTCGGGGACGCGGTGCTGAAAAAGTGAATCAGGCTCCCAAGGCGGGGAGGCCGGAAAAGCGGCCTCCCCGCCCTCTTGCAGTCGGATCTGAATATTCACTCTTTTATTCATCTGCAATATACATCGATGCTGGAAATATTCACAAATTTTCGGCTGTTTTTCCGGGATTGAACCGGATAAAATAGAGCACTCCACCAACAGGGGCAAATAAATATTCATTTTTGCACGAAAATCTATTGACAAGAGGGAGGGAACGTGATAAGGTAAGGCATGTTCCGGCGGGAGGTGCTTCCTCCCTTGGAAATTCAGAGAAAACCGCCCCGCGACCGCGGGAGCATGAAAAAGGGAGATTGCGATACCATGAAGAAGTTTCTTGCATTGATTCTGACGCTGGCCATGGCGCTGTCCGTCACGGCCTGCGGCGGCAGCGACGACACTGCGGATGACACCGCCGACGGCGAGGGCTCCGGCACGGAGGAGACTGCGGATTACGCCTCCATGACTGACGACGAGCTGAAGGCCGCCATCACCACTGTGGAGGGCGGGAAGCTCACCGTCGCCACCAGCCCGGACTTCGCCCCCTATGAGTTCTACGCCATTGATGAGAACGGCGATCCCCAGCTGGCTGGCTTTGATATGGACCTGGCCCAGTATATCGCCGACTACCTGGGCCTGTCCCTGGAGATCGTTCCCATGGACTTTGACGGCACCATCATGGAGCTGCAGAACGGCAATGTGGACTTGGGCATGGCCGGGTACTCCCCCGATCCCAAGCGTGCCGACAGCATGGACTTCTCTGACATTTACATCACCGGCGGCCAGTCTTTCGTGTGCGTGGAGTCCAACAAAGACCTGTTCACCTCTTTGGAGGATGCCAACAATGCCGACTATCAGATCGGCGCTCAGGTGGGTTCTATCCAGGCGGATCTGGCGCATGAGAACACCCCGGACGCTGATATCATCGAGCTCGCTAAGGTGCCCGATATCATCGCCGAGCTGGTGACCGGCAAGCTGGACGGCGCCTTTATCGAGACCATGGTGGCCGAGAGCTATGCCACCCAGTATCCCGAGCTGTGTCTGGTGCTGGAGGTCCCCTATGACGCCGAAGGCTCTGTGGTGGGCGTCACCAAGGGCAACGCCGCCCTGCTGGAGGGTGTGAACCGTGCCATCGCCGCCGCCAAGGAGGATGGCTCCTTCGATCAGTATGTGCTTACGGCCAACGAGCTGGCTTCTGGCGACATCATCGAGGGCCTGGTGGACGAAAACGGCGAGGCCGTTCAGTAAGCTTGTAAAACTTTCAATTCCTCCCTGCGGCTGCGCAGGGAGGAATTGGCCGCTTTCTCATATATTTTGGTAAAGATAGAAGGAGGAACCGCCCGTGTTTACAGCCGCCGGTTTCGAAAGAACTTGGGAGTACATAGACCTTTTCAAAGAGGGCCTGATTTGTACCGTCTCCCTCTCCCTGCTGACCGTGATTTTCGGTTTTGTCCTGGCACTGCTCCTGGCCATCATGCGGCTGTCCAATGTGCGGCCGTTTCGCTTTCTGGGTCTGACCAAGGACGGCCATCTCCGGGAACAGGGCGTGCTGATGGTCCTCAGCAGATTTAACCCCCTCAGCTTCATCGCCACGGTTTACGTGGAAGTCTTCCGTGCCACCCCTATGCTAGTTCAGCTTTTCATGATCTATTATGTGGTGTTCGGAGATATTGATCTGCCCTCTTTCAAGATCTTTGGAACCATTCGCTTTGAACGGTTCCTCCCGGGCGTGATTGCCCTGTCCCTGAACTCCGGGGCCTATCTTTCCGAGATCATCCGCTCCGGTATCCAGTCCATCGACGGCGGTCAGACGGAGGCGGCACGGTCCCTGGGACTCAGCCAGGTGCAGAACATGCGATTCGTGATTCTGCCGCAGGCTATCAAGAATATCCTGCCTGCCATCGCCAACGAGTTCGTCACCATTATCAAGGAGTCTTCTATCTGCTATACCATCGGCGTTCAGGAGATCATGTACGCGGTTTCCTCCATCAAAGGTGCGACCTACCGCATTGCGGAACCGCTTGTGGTGGCCGCCTGTGTCTACTTCTGCCTGACGTTCCCCACCAGCAAGATCATCGCTTACTTCGAAAGGAGAATGAGCCGTGGCGACCGGAGATAAGCTGATCCAAGTCAAGGACCTGAAGAAATACTACAACCGGGGCGCCATCAAGGCCCTGGACGGCGTCACGGTGGACATTGACCGGGGCGACGTGATGGTGGTCATCGGCCCCTCTGGGTCCGGCAAGTCCACGTTCCTCCGCAGCCTGAACCTGCTGGAGGAGCCCACCGGCGGCTCCATCATCTTCAATGGGGTGGATATCACAAAAAAGAAGATAAAAAATGCGGAGGGCAAAACGGTAAAGGTGGACATCGACCAGCACCGCCAGAAGATGGGCATGGTGTTCCAGCACTTCAACCTGTTCCCTCACATGACCATCATGGACAACATGACTCTAGCCCCCATCCAGGTGAAGCACATGGACCGGGGCGAGGCGGAGAAAAAGGCCCTGGCCCTGTTGGACCGAGTAGGCCTGCAGGACCGTGCCCGCGCCTATCCCATCCAGCTCTCCGGCGGCCAGAAGCAGCGGATTGCCATTGTCCGGGCATTGATGATGGAGCCGGAGGTTATGCTCTTTGACGAGCCCACCTCCGCCCTGGACCCGGAGATGGTGGGCGAGGTGCTGGAGGTCATGAAGGAGCTGGCCCAGGAGGGCATGACTATGGTGGTGGTCACCCACGAGATGGGCTTTGCCCGGGAGGTGGGCAGCCGGGTCCTCTTCATGGCAGACGGCAAGCTGCTGGAGGAGGGCTCCCCCGCCGACATTTTCGGAAATCCCCAGCACCCCCGGCTCCAGGACTTTCTCAGCAAGGTACTGTAAGGCAGCCTGAGCCCAGTGCCGCCCGCTGGGCGGCGGGACCGGGCAACTGCGGGGCGCGCACATCTGTGCGCGCCCTTTTTAACGGGCCGGGGCATCCGGCGCAGAAAGGAGCATCCCCATGACAGCAGAAAAGCAGGCGGCCGTCGCCGCCATCGAAAAAA
This DNA window, taken from Dysosmobacter welbionis, encodes the following:
- a CDS encoding ABC transporter permease yields the protein MSLIETFQMAVQNILSSKMRTFLTMLGIIIGVCAVIVIVGLGNGMQGYIEDSFADMGTDSLTVMVMGRGSSRSVSEGEMYQLVADNSDVFKQISPTVTMSGSVKIGSSTLSATSVTGVSEDYFSMKGYEVAQGRGLQYTDMTGRKKVCIVGQYLNQVYYGGNAVGQTLRINGNSFTIVGVMGMEGTELEEGGTDDCVFLPYSTAARLSFTGTISSYTITVQDTDQISQAKTTLENALYEIFEDDDAYTVGSMAEMVEEMNSMVNMVIYILAGIAAISLVVGGIGIMNIMLVSVTERTREIGIRKALGAREGAIMRQFVIEAATTSSLGGVLGIALGFGLSAAATVVIANVMPDTPITVSPSIAAILVAFGVSAGIGIAFGYLPAKKAAVLNPIDALRYD
- a CDS encoding CatB-related O-acetyltransferase: MGLPDPDAVFPNEYGTSCYIKNVVTAPNIQIGDYTYYDDPVDPAGFEQNNVLFNYPEFGDRLIIGKFCSIAAGTQFIMGPANHRTSSVSTYPFQVFGGAWADQAPPHLGQLPRKGDIMVGNDVWIGRESVILPGVHIGDGAIIAARSVVAKDVPAYTVAGGNPVRVLKQRFPEDLVQLLLAWRWWDLPPAELAEAVPLLCDPDLDAVRTDLRRRLGMAE
- a CDS encoding GNAT family N-acetyltransferase; the encoded protein is MTGLEDAAMEYRVDDRSLSGETFLDFVQQVWPGAYNLEQTRAALSKTMNFTAWDGGQLAGCLRVLTDGCFFGTITELLVLPAYQRQGIGSRLLRLAAAHTPTLLYFGAQPGRKRFMRKTAASGACRLI
- a CDS encoding deoxyribonuclease IV, which produces MLYIGCHLSSSKGFAAMGRQALELGANTFQFFTRNPRGSRAKDLDPADAAALRDLLARHGFGPIVAHAPYTLNLCGAEEKNRIFARETMADDLARLEHVPGQYYNFHPGSHVGQGSETGIALIADGLNAILRPDQATTVLLETMAGKGSEVGGRFEELRAILDRVELSGKVGVCLDTCHVSDGGYDIVHDLDGVLTEFDSIIGLWRLKAIHLNDSKNPPGSRKDRHACLGEGTIGLEALGRIVRHPALKDLPFCLETPNDLPGYAREIALMREMAEA
- a CDS encoding P-II family nitrogen regulator, whose protein sequence is MTVPVNSIGGSTAKEYLLHEQEGETAMEREIAHDLIVVIANQGSTDLVMDAAREAGATGGTVIHAKGTGTDLVRKFFGVSIASEQEMVFILARSEAKKPIMKAIMAKAGIQSAAQSLVFSLPVGDIAGLRELEQPET
- a CDS encoding DUF1538 domain-containing protein, yielding MGRNKTILWEKLREALASVVPITVIVLILSFTVAPIPTETLLAFLIGAVMVILGIGLFSLGADTAMTPIGERVGAAMTRSRKLWVVAAVGFLIGVIVTVSEPDLQVLAQQVPGVPNATLVGAVAVGVGVFLVIAMLRILFRIPLNRMLIVFYILVFALALFVPEDFLAIAFDSGGVTTGPMTVPFIMALGVGVASIRSDENAAQDSFGLVALCSVGPILAVMVLALIYPGAGVYTPVEIPSVTDSRALWHLFQVELPAYLSEVAVCLAPIALFFAVFQAVSLKLKKKKVLKIVIGILYTYVGLVLFLTGANVGFMPAASYLSRQIAGLSFNWILIPIGMLMGWFIVQAEPAVHVLNKQVEEITSGAIPGKAMSTSLSIGVAVSIGLAMMRVMTGISIFWLVVPGYLAAIVMSFFVPKIFTAIAFDSGGVASGPMTATFLLPFAQGACEALGGNVVTDAFGVVAMVAMTPLLTIQMLGLLYQLKMKRAAQETPPAPVDEEIIEL
- a CDS encoding class I SAM-dependent methyltransferase — translated: MKKSPYDRERFFEKYSQMDRSRLGLAGAGEWESLEPLLPDFAGKRVLDLGCGYGWHCIYAAEHGAAAVTGVDLSEKMLAVAREKTTAPQVTYIRGDMAETPFPPESFDVVLSSLAIHYLPSFTDFLERVRQCLSPGGDFVFSVEHPIFTAAGPQEWYYGPDGTPLHFPVDRYFEEGRRTARFLGEDVTKYHRTLTTYLDGLLTGGFQLLRVVEPQPPARMLGQPGMRDELRRPMMLLVSARKRTAWPHGKPGRRDGPG